In Ischnura elegans chromosome 9, ioIscEleg1.1, whole genome shotgun sequence, the following proteins share a genomic window:
- the LOC124165503 gene encoding uncharacterized protein LOC124165503, protein MPNEGSGEDVTALDSFLSFDNDKARKTRMQRAVSVESRVRSLLATSRQKAVEERTRRRKSRARRKHNLRPRNVVDVIDLDPEERSYSVTSSRVCVVDAMRSQEPIVIDLESEDFEESPHVSQGVRSREAGVVKVDVPCTAHGLPETGGHKSQAISGAQPQKPSGSTPGARHTPGSVRSLNAGLQNVESVMVHQNSPSSLNQIKGRAVVVDISQQSTSQCCPETRGQATPTVNNHGIYTPSSSSSTLQSVTAVIDLRKSPHDLSLKDSRDAALDLSKPSTSRSSGQLPTKISGPNINRLSGKTSRRNSNADQKINRTPQKPQKSAGISNAIGSQVPMVVTPRSVSNSLRNTGSGGQHSPAICGIEIRETTSSTACAPHHPESPRDSSAPSDTPVVQREKILWLTNDKGDRVPIAVDPALEVFMASDNSNKTPRSSGQKSLSTGDQQINKSSGLTLDAPKVTTISRVNTTVIGPETSAHSSNVKDTQVPSSIDPTPAGIMVPGIFENTPEARREAIKTIIELRHQKSSDNPEKKRRLARPDAKEDPISSCKSLEALAALYWSRERWASEEIESFIETCNNILERDETNRVTAPVPRMLTRLREEWQNKPGVQDKCHTLENLEAFRTRDPSSLLTAISKPHQREVSGTNQRAFSPTFSARVPNSVPCSNTASKRSNRESDGMGSEVMIEKDPGAVGNGLKLLSEGAIGSNNQQSPSVSIPQAHHPTGSNPGASYPTKYSLNPFAGHQSETSAIGVGKGLCTRNAKGGHVPMTVGQECVDLLPPDKFCRTPTSSGQKSSAASEPQFNVPRNSSLDETYCKGSAGSSSKKSKMKTRGIDRKSSTCGTNATKCQNAPAVIDLVTLDVDVWEKSCTKVRPSGQNSPVTKASSSTIFPPRSACDDPPCVSNIIDTQVLNVECPSLVDLKTTGMDPKSSTCGNNATKCQNMPAVIDLVTLDGDMWEKSCTKERPSGQNSPVTKASSSTIFPPRSACDDPPCVSNIIDTQVLNVERPSLADPTLPGTSRGTSRSSAKNSKSTKASSELSPSQSSPKKKRRNRKPIVNKDPITSCKTLSALGNLFRTRELWNAVQMESFFVTYNAIKAARPTHRITAAVRHMLKRMLEYRQNLPKVPEECTAMEDLIAFNLRTPTLMMDKDMCKRFYKRTLELEKQEEELAKEDEELRQILELNPQILTLMDGGRQDDENDTDQIVAS, encoded by the coding sequence ATGCCAAATGAGGGGTCAGGAGAAGACGTCACTGCGCTCGACAGCTTCCTGTCTTTCGACAACGATAAAGCGAGAAAGACTCGAATGCAAAGGGCAGTCAGCGTCGAATCGCGAGTGCGTTCCCTTCTAGCGACGTCCCGCCAAAAGGCAGTTGAGGAGCGAACGAGAAGACGCAAGTCCCGTGCGAGAAGAAAACACAACCTGCGTCCCCGCAATGTGGTGGACGTGATCGACCTCGATCCGGAAGAGCGTTCTTATAGTGTCACGAGTTCGCGAGTTTGCGTGGTGGATGCGATGAGGAGCCAGGAGCCGATTGTGATAGACCTCGAGTCGGAAGACTTCGAAGAGTCTCCGCACGTTTCGCAGGGCGTTCGCAGTCGGGAGGCGGGTGTGGTGAAGGTCGATGTTCCGTGTACAGCGCACGGACTTCCCGAGACTGGAGGTCACAAGTCCCAAGCAATCAGTGGTGCCCAGCCTCAAAAACCGTCGGGTTCGACACCGGGCGCACGTCACACCCCAGGGAGTGTACGCAGCCTAAATGCAGGTCTTCAAAACGTTGAATCAGTAATGGTCCACCAAAATTCTCCAAGCAGTTTGAACCAGATAAAAGGTAGGGCGGTGGTAGTGGACATTAGCCAACAATCAACCTCCCAGTGTTGCCCGGAAACAAGGGGTCAAGCTACACCGACTGTCAATAACCATGGGATTTATACACCGTCGAGTTCTTCGTCTACTCTTCAAAGTGTTACGGCAGTGATAGACCTCCGAAAGTCTCCGCACGACTTGAGCCTGAAAGATAGTAGGGATGCGGCACTAGACCTAAGTAAGCCCTCAACCTCAAGATCTAGTGGTCAGTTACCGACGAAAATTAGCGGCCCTAACATCAACAGACTGTCGGGTAAAACGAGTCGACGGAACTCCAATGCAGATCAAAAAATAAACAGGACGCCGCAAAAGCCCCAAAAGTCAGCTGGTATTTCAAACGCAATAGGAAGTCAGGTGCCAATGGTTGTTACTCCAAGGTCGGTAAGCAATAGCCTCAGAAATACCGGGTCTGGCGGTCAGCACTCCCCGGCAATCTGTGGCATTGAGATTCGTGAAACTACGAGTTCGACTGCCTGTGCTCCTCATCATCCGGAGAGTCCAAGGGATTCGTCTGCACCAAGTGATACACCAGTGGTACAACGCGAAAAGATATTGTGGCTTACGAACGATAAGGGGGACCGTGTTCCCATTGCTGTTGATCCCGCGTTGGAAGTCTTTATGGCGTCAGATAATTCCAACAAGACTCCGCGGTCGAGTGGTCAGAAATCTTTATCAACCGGTGATCAACAGATTAATAAATCATCAGGTTTGACTCTTGACGCACCGAAAGTTACTACAATTTCTCGAGTGAACACAACAGTTATAGGGCCGGAAACGTCTGCACACAGTTCTAATGTGAAAGATACTCAGGTCCCTTCTTCGATAGACCCCACACCAGCAGGCATTATGGTTCCTGGAATTTTCGAAAACACTCCCGAAGCTAGGCGTGAGGCGATCAAGACGATCATTGAACTACGGCACCAGAAATCGTCGGACAATCCCGAGAAAAAGAGACGACTCGCACGCCCAGACGCCAAGGAGGACCCGATATCTAGCTGCAAATCACTGGAAGCTCTCGCCGCCCTGTACTGGAGCCGAGAAAGGTGGGCCAGTGAGGAGATAGAGTCATTCATAGAGACCTGCAACAATATCCTGGAGAGGGACGAAACCAACCGCGTCACTGCACCGGTCCCGCGCATGTTGACTCGCCTGCGGGAGGAATGGCAGAACAAACCGGGCGTTCAAGATAAGTGCCACACGCTGGAAAACTTGGAGGCCTTTCGGACGCGGGATCCTTCGTCTCTGCTCACGGCAATCAGTAAACCTCATCAGCGTGAAGTGTCCGGTACGAATCAGCGCGCTTTTTCCCCTACGTTCAGTGCACGAGTCCCCAATTCGGTTCCCTGTAGCAACACGGCGTCGAAAAGGTCTAATAGGGAGTCAGATGGGATGGGAAGTGAAGTGATGATAGAGAAGGATCCGGGGGCAGTAGGCAATGGGTTGAAACTGCTTTCGGAGGGAGCAATAGGGTCCAACAATCAACAGTCTCCGTCGGTCAGTATTCCTCAGGCACATCATCCGACTGGTTCGAACCCCGGCGCATCGTATCCAACGAAGTATTCACTCAATCCTTTTGCTGGTCATCAGAGTGAAACGTCAGCGATAGGTGTGGGAAAGGGATTGTGTACTAGGAACGCAAAGGGGGGCCATGTGCCAATGACTGTGGGTCAGGAGTGTGTTGACCTTTTACCGCCAGATAAATTCTGCAGGACTCCGACATCGAGTGGTCAGAAATCTTCAGCTGCCAGTGAGCCGCAGTTTAATGTTCCGCGTAATTCGTCTCTAGACGAAACCTATTGTAAAGGTAGTGCAGGCAGCTcttctaaaaaatctaaaatgaaGACGAGAGGGATAGATCGTAAAAGCTCCACCTGCGGCACTAATGCAACAAAATGTCAGAATGCGCCTGCTGTGATAGATTTGGTAACGCTGGACGTGGACGTGTGGGAGAAATCGTGCACGAAAGTGAGACCAAGTGGTCAGAATTCTCCTGTAACCAAAGCTTCGAGTTCAACTATTTTTCCTCCTCGTTCTGCTTGTGATGATCCGCCTTGCGTCTCCAACATAATAGATACACAGGTACTTAATGTCGAATGCCCCTCATTAGTAGACCTGAAAACGACAGGGATGGATCCTAAAAGCTCTACCTGCGGCAATAATGCAACAAAATGTCAGAATATGCCTGCTGTGATAGATTTGGTAACGCTGGACGGGGACATGTGGGAGAAATCGTGCACGAAAGAGAGACCAAGTGGTCAGAATTCTCCTGTAACCAAAGCTTCGAGTTCAACTATTTTTCCTCCTCGTTCTGCTTGTGATGATCCGCCTTGCGTCTCCAACATAATAGATACACAGGTACTTAATGTCGAACGCCCCTCATTAGCAGACCCTACCCTTCCTGGAACTTCGAGAGGTACTTCGCGGTCCTCGGCGAAGAATTCGAAATCAACCAAGGCGTCGAGTGAACTGTCGCCAAGCCAGTCTTCTCCCAAGAAAAAGCGACGGAACCGAAAGCCAATAGTCAATAAAGACCCGATAACAAGCTGCAAGACCCTGAGCGCTCTCGGAAACCTTTTCCGCACCCGTGAACTATGGAACGCTGTGCAGATGGAGTCATTCTTCGTGACTTACAACGCTATCAAGGCAGCGCGCCCTACCCACCGCATCACGGCTGCTGTCCGCCACATGCTGAAGCGAATGCTCGAGTATAGGCAGAATCTACCAAAGGTACCGGAGGAGTGCACGGCAATGGAGGACCTGATCGCCTTCAATTTGCGGACTCCTACGTTGATGATGGATAAGGACATGTGCAAAAGGTTTTACAAGCGGACCCTGGAGCTGGAGAAACAGGAGGAGGAGCTGGCAAAGGAGGACGAGGAGTTGAGGCAGATCCTGGAGCTGAACCCACAAATATTGACACTCATGGACGGTGGACGACAGGACGATGAGAACGACACCGACCAAATTGTGGCATCCTGA